A genome region from Hevea brasiliensis isolate MT/VB/25A 57/8 chromosome 9, ASM3005281v1, whole genome shotgun sequence includes the following:
- the LOC110653437 gene encoding ankyrin repeat-containing protein At5g02620 has protein sequence MIMEEQSSFKGRTMEKQQSFKQKVMEKLPSFRGGTENQSTSRGVMEKHPSFRGALEKQKSFRGFMENQKSIRAVMERQLSFIGGGERKKSKESPGKRGDSQIHLAARAGNLSRVREILQNCDGNDAKDLLAILNQEGETSLYAAAENGHAGVVAEMLGYMDLDTASIAARNGFDPFHIAAKQGHLEVLKELLHGFPNLAMTADLSCTTALHTAAAQGYIDVVNLLLETDSNLVKIARNNGKTALHSAARMGHLEVVRSLLSKDPSTGLRTDKKGQTALHMAMKGQNEEIVLELLKSDLSVMSLEDNKGNTALHIATKKGRTQNVRCLLSVEGINVNATNKAGETPLDIAEKLDTSEILSMLKDVGAVNSKDLGKPPNPAKQLKQTVSDIKHDVQSQLQQTRQTRVKVQKIAKRLKKLHISGLNNAINSATVVAVLIATVAFAAIFTVPGQYVEGKEEGTSLGQAHIAKNPAFLVFCVFDSLALFTSLAVVIVQTSVVVSEQKAKKQLVFVINKIMWLACLFISVAFISLTYVVVGQKSRWLAICATVIGGSIMLTTIGSMCYCVILHRMEESRLRSIRRESRSGSYSMSMVSEPEVLDGEYKRMYAL, from the exons ATGATCATGGAGGAGCAGAGCAGTTTTAAGGGACGAACAATGGAGAAACAGCAAAGTTTTAAACAGAAAGTGATGGAAAAACTCCCTAGTTTTCGAGGCGGAACGGAAAACCAGTCCACTTCCCGTGGAGTAATGGAAAAGCACCCCAGTTTTCGTGGAGCACTCGAGAAACAGAAGAGTTTTCGTGGGTTTATGGAAAACCAGAAGAGCATTCGTGCTGTGATGGAGAGGCAGCTCAGTTTTATTGGCGGTGGTGAGAGGAAGAAGAGCAAGGAGTCGCCTGGAAAGCGAGGTGACTCACAGATTCATTTGGCAGCTCGTGCAGGAAATTTGAGTAGAGTTAGGGAGATTCTTCAGAATTGTGATGGTAATGATGCAAAGGATTTGTTGGCAATTCTGAATCAAGAAGGAGAAACTTCCCTCTATGCAGCAGCAGAAAATGGTCATGCGGGAGTGGTTGCAGAGATGTTGGGATACATGGACCTGGACACTGCTTCTATTGCAGCTAGGAATGGATTTGATCCATTCCATATTGCAGCTAAGCAGGGTCATCTTG AGGTGTTGAAGGAACTCTTGCATGGGTTCCCCAACTTGGCCATGACCGCAGATTTATCTTGTACAACTGCCTTACACACAGCTGCCGCTCAGGGATACATTGATGTGGTGAATCTCCTTCTGGAAACAGATTCAAATCTAGTTAAAATTGCTCGGAATAATGGTAAAACTGCTCTTCATTCTGCTGCAAGGATGGGGCATTTGGAAGTTGTGAGATCCCTATTAAGCAAGGATCCAAGCACTGGCCTTAGAACTGATAAAAAAGGACAAACTGCACTGCACATGGCTATGAAAGGGCAAAATGAGGAAATTGTTCTGGAATTGTTAAAATCTGACCTCTCTGTTATGAGTTTGGAAGATAATAAAGGAAACACAGCATTACATATTGCAACAAAGAAGGGCCGTACACAG AATGTACGTTGCTTGTTATCAGTTGAGGGTATCAATGTCAATGCAACTAACAAGGCTGGAGAGACCCCCCTTGACATTGCAGAAAAACTTGACACTTCAGAAATTCTGTCCATGTTGAAGGATGTGGGCGCCGTCAATTCTAAAGATCTTGGAAAACCACCAAATCCAGCAAAGCAACTTAAGCAGACTGTCAGTGACATAAAACATGATGTCCAGTCCCAGCTTCAACAGACCCGTCAAACGCGTGTCAAAGTGCAGAAGATTGCCAAGAGGTTGAAGAAACTCCATATTAGTGGCCTCAACAATGCTATAAATTCTGCAACTGTTGTTGCTGTGCTCATAGCCACAGTCGCTTTTGCTGCCATTTTCACTGTGCCTGGGCAATATGTTGAGGGTAAAGAAGAAGGAACGTCTCTAGGGCAAGCCCATATAGCAAAAAATCCAGCTTTCTTAGTCTTCTGTGTGTTTGATAGCCTGGCATTATTCACTTCTCTAGCTGTTGTCATTGTCCAAACGTCTGTTGTTGTGAGTGAACAGAAGGCAAAGAAGCagcttgtgtttgttatcaacaAGATCATGTGGCTGGCTTGCCTCTTCATTTCAGTTGCCTTTATTTCTCTCACTTATGTGGTGGTGGGTCAGAAGTCAAGGTGGCTTGCTATTTGTGCAACAGTAATTGGTGGTTCAATCATGCTTACTACAATTGGATCTATGTGCTATTGCGTGATTTTGCATAGAATGGAGGAGTCAAGATTGAGGAGTATAAGGAGGGAGAGTCGATCTGGTTCTTACTCTATGTCTATGGTATCAGAGCCGGAGGTCCTGGACGGTGAATATAAAAGGATGTATGCACTGTAA